TTTTTGATTTTTGGGTGTACTAATAGTTGCCTAAAAAGAGCTTCTTTTTCTTCTACTTCTTCCATTAGCCCACTTTCTAGGACTTCTTTTAAAGTCGCATAACTAGCGGCAGCTATCAGAGGGTTACCTCCAAAAGTGGTGATATGTCCTAATTTAGGTGAATGAGAAAGGCTTTGCATAATTTCCCTAGAACTCATAAATGCTCCTACTGGAACGCCTCCGCCCATACCTTTGCCCATCACTAGAATGTCTGGCACAATACCAAAATGTTCAAATGCGAACAGTTTGCCTGTTCGTCCAAATCCTGGCTGTATTTCGTCTAGTATAAGTAAAGCTCCTACCTCTTCACATTTTTTTTTCAGCTGGATAAGATAATTAGGACTAGGCACTAGAAAACCTGCTGCTCCTTGTATGGTTTCTACAATAACGCCTGCTGTTTTTTCTGTGATTTGGTCTAAATCTTTCTCATTATCAAACTCTATGAACGAAACCATAGGTAACAACGGACGAAATTCTCTTTTATGAACCTCATTACCAGAAACACTCAATGCTCCGTGGGTATTACCGTGATAAGAATTTTTGAAAGCTACGATTTCCTCTCTCCCTGTGTATCTTTTAGCGAGCTTCAATGCTCCGTCTATGGCTTCGGCTCCACTATTAACTAAATAGGTTACCTCTAATGGAGCAGGAGTAGCCTCTGCTAGTAGTTTACACAATGCCACAGGTTTCTCTTGTGCATACTCTCCATAGACCATTATATGAAGATATTTATCTGCCTGTTCTTTGATTGCATTGATGATTTTTGGGTGCGAATGTCCCAAAGTATTGGCAGATACTCCTGCTACAAAGTCTAGATAGGCTTTGCCATCTTTGCCGTAAATATAGTTTTCTTCTGCTCTTTCGGCTTCAAACCCAGAGGCAAAAGGTGTGGTTTGAGCTTGATATTTAAAGAAATCTTGTTGCATGGTCTAATGAGAGGTTAAAAAGTAAATATTAGTTTCGTTTTTTTCTTTTGGGTTCGTTTTTCCTTTTTGCTTCTTCTTGCTTTTGTTTCAGCTCTTGAGCTTTTTGGTAAAGGCTATCATCAGAAGTATACTCTGTCTCGGGATAGTTAGGTGTGTCTAGGAAAATATCTTTCCAATGTTTCAGTCGGTCTTTGGTATTCCAGTTGAAATCTGGGAAAAATCGTTTTTCTTTGTTTACCATACTCATCGGATACACATCGGTATTCGCACCAATATTACACGAGATGATTTGCACCTTTTTTTCTTCAAACAAAGCTTCTATCGCTCCACAAGTAGAAAACGAGATGCCAATACGGTCAACTTGTTTTGTTTTTTCGTCTTGAGAATCAGCATAGGTAATGGCTTGTGCATTGCCCACCACTTTGGTAAGTTTTAGTTCTCCATCTACAAAAAACGCCGTCATAAAATTACCCTTCACTTGGTTGAACTCATCTTTGTTATTGAGCGAATCGGCTTTACTAATTGCAAAAGCATTCCCTATTACTTTGATGG
The genomic region above belongs to Riemerella anatipestifer and contains:
- a CDS encoding aspartate aminotransferase family protein, encoding MQQDFFKYQAQTTPFASGFEAERAEENYIYGKDGKAYLDFVAGVSANTLGHSHPKIINAIKEQADKYLHIMVYGEYAQEKPVALCKLLAEATPAPLEVTYLVNSGAEAIDGALKLAKRYTGREEIVAFKNSYHGNTHGALSVSGNEVHKREFRPLLPMVSFIEFDNEKDLDQITEKTAGVIVETIQGAAGFLVPSPNYLIQLKKKCEEVGALLILDEIQPGFGRTGKLFAFEHFGIVPDILVMGKGMGGGVPVGAFMSSREIMQSLSHSPKLGHITTFGGNPLIAAASYATLKEVLESGLMEEVEEKEALFRQLLVHPKIKNINGKGLMLAVNLGLPEYTLRVAKRCMDKGLIVFWQLYRNEYLRISPPLTLTKEEIKKGCQIILETLDEELL